Proteins encoded within one genomic window of Rhinoderma darwinii isolate aRhiDar2 chromosome 5, aRhiDar2.hap1, whole genome shotgun sequence:
- the HNRNPA2B1 gene encoding heterogeneous nuclear ribonucleoproteins A2/B1 has product MEREKEQFRKLFIGGLSFETTEDSLRKYYEQWGKLTDCVVMRDPSSKRSRGFGFVTFSSMNEVDDAMSSRPHSIDGRVVEPKRAVAREESAKPGAHVTVKKLFVGGIKEDTDEHHLREYFEEYGKIESIEVITDKQSGKKRGFGFVTFDDHDPVDKIVLQKYHTINGHNAEVRKALSRQEMHEVQNTRSSRGGNFGFGDSRGGGGNFGPGPGSNFRGGSDGYGGGRGYGDGYNGYGGGGGQGGGNFGGGPGYGGGGGGGGGGGGAGVRGGYGGGPGYGNQGGGYGGGYDNYGGGNYGGGNYNEFGNYNQQSSNYGPMKSGGNFGGSRSMGGGGGGPYGGGGNYGPGSGSGGSSGGYGGRNRY; this is encoded by the exons ATGGAG AGGGAAAAGGAACAATTCCGCAAATTGTTCATCGGAGGTCTTAGCTTTGAAACAACCGAGGACAGCCTGCGAAAATACTATGAACAATGGGGGAAGCTGACAGACTGTGTG GTTATGAGGGACCCTTCAAGCAAAAGATCCAGGGGTTTTGGGTTTGTGACTTTCTCATCTATGAATGAAGTTGATGATGCGATGTCTTCCCGGCCACATTCTATTGATGGAAGAGTTGTGGAGCCGAAGCGTGCTGTTGCCAGAGAG GAATCTGCCAAGCCTGGTGCCCATGTTacagttaagaaactttttgttgGCGGTATCAAAGAAGACACAGATGAACATCACCTTAGGGAATATTTTGAAGAATATGGAAAAATTGAAAGCATTGAAGTTATTACAGATAAGCAATCTGGAAAAAAGAGGGGCTTTGGCTTTGTGACATTTGATGACCATGATCCTGTGGATAAAATTGTCT TGCAAAAGTACCACACCATAAATGGACACAATGCCGAAGTAAGGAAGGCTTTGTCAAGACAAGAAATGCATGAAGTGCAGAACACAAGGAGTAGCCGGGGAG GTAACTTTGGTTTTGGTGACTCGCGTGGCGGTGGTGGAAACTTTGGTCCAGGACCTGGCAGCAACTTCAGAGGGGGTTCTG ATGGCTATGGTGGTGGCCGAGGATATGGTGACGGATACAATggatatggtggtggtggtggtcaaGGAG GTGGAAACTTTGGTGGCGGACCAGGTTATGGTGGAGGTggtggcggcggcggcggcggtgGTGGTGCTGGTGTACGAGGTGGATATGGAGGTGGTCCAGGCTATGGCAACCAAGGTGGTGGATATGGCGGAGGATACGACAACTACGGGGGAG GGAACTATGGTGGTGGAAACTACAATGAGTTTGGGAACTACAACCAACAGTCTTCGAATTATGGTCCAATGAAAAGTGGTGGTAACTTTGGCGGCAGCAGGAGCATGGGTGGTGGAGGAGGAGGACCATACGGTGGTGGTG GAAACTATGGTCCAGGAAGCGGTAGTGGAGGCAGTAGTGGTGGATATGGAGGGAGGAATCGTTACTAG